In Pseudomonas saudiphocaensis, one DNA window encodes the following:
- a CDS encoding crotonase/enoyl-CoA hydratase family protein, giving the protein MSDLVAYQLEDGIATLTLNNGKVNALSPAVFEALNAALDRAEQDRAVVILTGQPGILSGGYDLKVMTSSPENAMGLVATGSTFSRRLLAHPFPVIVACPGHAIAKGAFLLLSVDYRIGVEGAFHIGLNEVQIGMTMHHAGIELARDRLSKAAFQRSVINGEIFDPQGALEAGFLDKVVAPEALTETARAAALQLQKINMTAHKNTKRKARKGLLDALDEAIALDQQHFG; this is encoded by the coding sequence ATGAGCGATCTGGTTGCCTACCAACTTGAAGACGGCATCGCCACGCTGACGTTGAACAATGGCAAGGTCAATGCGCTGTCACCGGCAGTTTTCGAGGCGCTCAATGCGGCTCTGGATCGTGCCGAGCAGGACCGTGCGGTAGTGATCTTGACCGGCCAGCCGGGGATTCTGTCCGGCGGTTACGATCTCAAGGTGATGACCTCCAGTCCCGAGAACGCCATGGGGCTGGTTGCCACCGGCTCTACGTTCTCGCGCCGACTGCTCGCCCATCCGTTCCCGGTCATCGTGGCGTGCCCGGGCCATGCCATCGCCAAGGGTGCGTTTTTGCTGCTGTCGGTGGACTACCGCATCGGTGTCGAGGGCGCTTTCCATATCGGCCTCAATGAAGTGCAGATCGGCATGACCATGCACCACGCCGGTATCGAGTTGGCGCGTGATCGCCTGAGCAAGGCGGCCTTTCAGCGCTCGGTGATCAACGGTGAGATCTTCGACCCCCAAGGGGCGCTGGAAGCAGGCTTCCTGGACAAGGTGGTGGCACCGGAAGCGCTGACGGAGACCGCCCGAGCCGCAGCCCTGCAGCTGCAGAAGATCAATATGACGGCGCACAAGAACACCAAGCGCAAGGCGCGCAAGGGCCTGCTCGATGCGCTGGACGAAGCCATTGCGCTGGACCAGCAGCATTTCGGTTGA
- a CDS encoding aspartate aminotransferase family protein — MSAPHTPVERSDFDQVIVPTFAPAAFIPVRGEGSRVWDQSGRELIDLTGGIAVNVLGHAHPALVQALTEQAGKLWHISNIFTNEPALRLAKKLVDATFAERAFFCNSGAEANEAAFKLARRYAHDVFGSEKYEIISAVNSFHGRTLFTVTVGGQPKYSDGFGPKIEGIKHVPYNDLEALKAAISDKTCAVVLEPIQGESGVLPAEQAYLEGARKLCDEHGALLIFDEVQTGLGRTGELFAYMHYGVTPDILTNAKSLGGGFPIGMMLTTDKVAQHFSVGTHGTTFGGNPLACAVAETVVDIVNTPEVLQGVRDRHERLKAGLLELGERYGVFSQVRGMGLLIGCVLNEAWKGRAREIFDAAEQEALMLLQAGPDVIRLAPSLVIEEADIVEGLARFERALAKLTKA; from the coding sequence ATGTCCGCCCCGCACACCCCGGTAGAACGTTCCGATTTCGACCAGGTCATCGTTCCCACTTTCGCTCCAGCTGCCTTTATTCCGGTGCGCGGCGAGGGTTCGCGAGTATGGGATCAAAGCGGACGAGAGCTGATTGACCTGACTGGCGGTATCGCTGTGAACGTCTTGGGCCATGCCCATCCTGCACTGGTGCAGGCGCTCACCGAGCAGGCCGGTAAGCTGTGGCACATCTCCAATATCTTCACCAACGAGCCGGCGCTGCGCCTGGCGAAAAAGCTGGTGGATGCGACCTTTGCTGAGCGCGCGTTCTTCTGCAACTCGGGCGCCGAGGCCAACGAGGCGGCGTTCAAACTGGCGCGTCGTTATGCCCATGACGTCTTTGGCTCCGAGAAATACGAGATCATCTCGGCAGTGAACAGCTTCCACGGGCGCACGCTGTTCACCGTCACGGTGGGTGGGCAGCCAAAGTATTCCGATGGCTTCGGGCCGAAGATCGAAGGCATCAAGCATGTGCCTTACAACGATCTTGAGGCACTGAAGGCGGCAATCTCCGACAAGACCTGTGCCGTGGTACTGGAGCCGATCCAGGGCGAAAGCGGCGTGCTACCGGCCGAACAGGCTTATCTCGAAGGTGCGCGCAAGCTGTGTGACGAGCACGGTGCGCTGCTGATCTTCGACGAAGTGCAGACTGGCCTGGGCCGTACCGGCGAGCTGTTCGCTTATATGCATTACGGCGTCACGCCAGACATTCTCACCAACGCCAAGAGCCTCGGCGGTGGCTTCCCCATCGGCATGATGCTGACCACCGACAAGGTCGCCCAGCACTTCAGCGTCGGTACCCACGGCACCACCTTCGGCGGCAACCCGCTGGCCTGCGCAGTGGCGGAAACGGTGGTCGATATCGTCAATACCCCGGAAGTGCTTCAGGGCGTCCGGGATCGTCATGAGCGACTGAAAGCCGGTCTGTTGGAGCTGGGTGAGCGCTACGGTGTGTTCAGCCAGGTACGCGGCATGGGGCTGCTGATCGGCTGCGTGCTGAACGAGGCCTGGAAGGGGCGGGCCCGGGAAATCTTCGATGCCGCCGAGCAGGAAGCGCTGATGCTGTTGCAGGCCGGACCGGACGTCATCCGCCTGGCGCCGAGCCTGGTGATCGAGGAAGCCGATATCGTCGAAGGGCTGGCACGTTTCGAGCGCGCCCTGGCTAAGCTGACCAAGGCCTGA
- a CDS encoding YgaP-like transmembrane domain, with protein MKQNSSTPNVHGWERAASIAGGLYFLGKGLARGGLGGILQLGLGGLALARGISGHCEAKRVLCEMNEHSAANASSSRMPEPQEADKQQMKANAQAATGTATVTGNDSLENPPAGV; from the coding sequence ATGAAACAGAACTCTTCGACCCCCAACGTACACGGCTGGGAGCGTGCAGCTTCCATTGCTGGCGGACTGTATTTTCTCGGAAAAGGCCTTGCGCGCGGTGGCCTGGGAGGGATCTTGCAGTTAGGTTTGGGCGGCCTGGCTCTGGCTCGGGGCATCAGTGGCCATTGCGAAGCCAAGCGGGTTCTTTGCGAAATGAACGAGCACTCGGCTGCCAATGCCAGCTCAAGCCGCATGCCCGAACCCCAGGAGGCCGATAAGCAGCAAATGAAGGCCAACGCCCAAGCGGCAACCGGCACAGCGACGGTGACCGGTAACGATTCGCTGGAGAACCCACCGGCAGGTGTCTGA
- a CDS encoding S9 family peptidase, with amino-acid sequence MPAPIARVDHGQDPYKWLEKRDAPEVLDHLKAENAWVEEQLLEQSALRETLYQEIKGRIRETDLSLPSPWGPWLYYQRTTAGDEYARHYRCPRPADGSLRVDESAEQLLLDPNQLAAGGFLSLGAFSISQDHSKLAYSLDTQGDEIYRLFVKDLASGEVLALPFDHCDGSMVWANDSQTLFFGELDDTHRPHKIYRHRLGTEDREAVYHDPDGRYFVHCYRASSERQLVILSNSKTTSEAWVLSADEPEGTWTCLAAREENHEYYPDHGQLDGKWCWFVRSNQSGINFALYLATENAPQRENWQELVAHNDAVMLEDISLNSSALTLSLREAGLPVIEVRPQGGAAYRLQLPDAAYSLHVQNTLEFESPVIRLRYEALNRPAQIRQLRLADGAQEVLKETPVEGPFDADAYESRRIWATANDGTQVPISLVARRETFATAAPLYLYGYGAYGHSLDPWFSHARLSLLDRGFIFAIAHVRGGGDLGEAWYRAGKLEHKPNTFSDFIACAEKLIADGYTTPQRLAISGGSAGGLLIGAVLNMRPDLFGAAIAEVPFVDVLNTMLDEDLPLTVTEYDEWGNPNEPDVYARIKAYAPYENVQAQAYPAILAVAGYNDSRVQYWEAAKWVAKLRASKTDDNLLLLKTELEAGHGGMSGRYQALKDAALEYAFLLKVFALTDA; translated from the coding sequence ATGCCAGCCCCAATTGCCCGCGTCGACCACGGTCAAGATCCCTATAAATGGCTGGAGAAGCGCGACGCGCCGGAAGTACTCGATCATTTGAAGGCGGAGAATGCCTGGGTGGAGGAACAGCTACTCGAGCAGAGCGCATTGCGCGAAACGCTGTATCAGGAGATCAAGGGCAGGATTCGCGAGACCGACTTGTCACTGCCCTCCCCTTGGGGACCGTGGCTGTATTACCAGCGCACCACCGCCGGCGACGAGTACGCGCGGCACTACCGCTGCCCGCGCCCTGCCGACGGCTCATTGCGCGTAGACGAAAGCGCCGAGCAACTGCTGCTCGACCCCAACCAGCTGGCCGCCGGCGGCTTTCTTTCCCTGGGCGCGTTCAGCATCAGCCAGGATCACAGCAAGCTGGCCTACAGCCTCGATACCCAGGGCGACGAGATCTACCGACTGTTCGTCAAGGACCTGGCCAGCGGCGAAGTGCTTGCCCTGCCCTTCGATCATTGTGACGGCAGCATGGTCTGGGCCAACGACAGTCAGACCCTGTTCTTCGGTGAGCTCGACGATACCCACAGACCGCACAAGATCTATCGTCACCGCTTGGGCACGGAAGATCGCGAAGCGGTTTATCACGACCCCGACGGCCGCTATTTCGTGCATTGCTACCGTGCCAGCTCCGAGCGTCAATTGGTAATCCTGTCCAACAGCAAGACCACCAGCGAAGCCTGGGTCCTTTCGGCCGATGAGCCTGAAGGCACCTGGACCTGCCTTGCCGCGCGCGAGGAAAACCATGAGTACTATCCGGATCACGGTCAGCTGGACGGCAAGTGGTGCTGGTTCGTGCGCAGCAACCAGAGCGGCATTAACTTCGCCCTGTACCTGGCAACGGAAAACGCCCCGCAACGTGAAAACTGGCAGGAGCTGGTGGCACACAATGATGCCGTGATGCTTGAAGACATCAGCCTCAACAGTAGTGCGCTGACCCTTAGCCTGCGTGAAGCCGGCTTGCCGGTCATCGAAGTAAGACCACAGGGTGGCGCGGCCTATCGGCTGCAGCTGCCAGACGCGGCCTACAGCCTGCACGTACAGAACACCCTGGAATTCGAGAGCCCGGTGATCCGCCTACGCTACGAGGCGCTCAACCGCCCGGCGCAGATTCGTCAGTTGCGCCTTGCCGATGGTGCGCAGGAGGTCTTGAAGGAAACTCCGGTGGAAGGACCCTTCGATGCAGACGCCTACGAAAGCCGGCGCATCTGGGCCACTGCGAATGACGGCACACAGGTGCCCATCAGTCTGGTTGCCCGACGCGAGACCTTCGCCACAGCCGCACCGCTCTACCTCTACGGCTACGGGGCTTACGGCCACAGCCTCGACCCCTGGTTTTCCCACGCGCGGCTGTCGTTGCTAGATCGCGGCTTCATCTTCGCCATCGCCCACGTGCGCGGCGGCGGCGACCTGGGCGAAGCCTGGTATCGCGCCGGCAAGCTGGAGCACAAACCAAACACCTTCAGCGACTTTATCGCTTGCGCAGAAAAGCTGATCGCCGACGGCTACACCACACCACAGCGCCTGGCCATTAGCGGCGGCAGCGCCGGCGGCCTGCTGATCGGCGCGGTACTCAATATGCGCCCGGACCTGTTCGGCGCCGCCATCGCCGAAGTGCCCTTCGTCGATGTGCTGAACACAATGCTCGACGAAGATCTGCCCCTGACGGTCACCGAGTACGATGAATGGGGCAACCCTAACGAGCCGGACGTATATGCCCGAATCAAAGCTTACGCGCCGTATGAAAACGTGCAGGCGCAGGCCTATCCCGCGATTCTCGCCGTGGCCGGCTACAACGACAGCCGTGTCCAGTACTGGGAAGCGGCGAAATGGGTCGCCAAGCTTCGCGCCAGCAAGACCGATGACAACCTGCTGCTGCTCAAGACCGAACTCGAAGCCGGCCACGGCGGCATGAGTGGTCGCTACCAGGCGCTCAAGGATGCCGCACTGGAATACGCCTTTTTGCTCAAGGTATTCGCGCTCACGGATGCCTGA
- the fadB gene encoding fatty acid oxidation complex subunit alpha FadB has product MIYEGKAITVKALESGIVELNFDLKGESVNKFNRLTLNELRQAVDAIKADASVKGVVVTSGKDVFIVGADITEFVESFKLPDEELVAGNLEANKIFSDFEDLDVPTVVAINGIALGGGFEMCLAADYRIMSSSAKVGLPEVKLGIYPGFGGTVRLPRLIGVDNAVEWIASGKENRAEDALKVHAVDAVVAPEKLQEAALDLVKRAISGELDFKAKRQPKLEKLKLNAIEQMMSFETSKAYVAGQAGPNYPAPVEAIKTIQKAANFGRDKAIEVEAAGFAKLAKTSVAESLVGLFLSDQELKKKAKAYDKQARDVKLAAVLGAGIMGGGIAYQSAIKGTPILMKDIREEGLKMGLDEASKLLGKRVEKGRMTPAQMADALNAIRPTTSYGDFGNVDIVVEAVVENPKIKQSVLAEVEGLVREDAIIASNTSTISISLLAQALKRPENFCGMHFFNPVHMMPLVEVIRGEKTSEAAIATTVAYAKKMGKSPVVVNDCPGFLVNRVLFPYFGGFARAINHGADFVRVDKVMEKFGWPMGPAYLMDVVGMDTGHHGRDVMAEGFPDRMKDDGRTAIDVMYDANRLGQKNGKGFYLYEMDKKGKPKKVVDPQSYELLKPIVSETRELSDEDIINYMMIPLCLETVRCLEDKIVETAAEADMGLIYGIGFPPFRGGALRYIDSIGVAEFVALADKYADLGPLYQPTAKLREMAANGQRFYG; this is encoded by the coding sequence ATGATTTACGAAGGTAAAGCCATCACGGTAAAGGCTCTTGAGAGTGGCATCGTCGAATTGAATTTCGACCTCAAGGGTGAGTCCGTCAACAAGTTCAATCGCCTCACCCTCAACGAACTGCGCCAAGCCGTCGACGCCATCAAGGCTGACGCTTCGGTCAAAGGCGTTGTCGTCACCAGCGGCAAGGATGTGTTCATCGTCGGCGCCGACATCACCGAGTTCGTCGAAAGCTTCAAGCTTCCGGACGAAGAGTTGGTCGCCGGCAACCTCGAAGCGAACAAGATCTTCAGTGATTTCGAAGACCTGGACGTTCCCACCGTCGTCGCCATCAACGGCATCGCCCTGGGTGGCGGCTTTGAAATGTGCCTGGCGGCTGACTATCGCATCATGTCCAGCAGCGCCAAGGTCGGTCTGCCAGAAGTGAAACTGGGCATCTACCCAGGCTTCGGCGGCACCGTGCGTCTGCCGCGCCTGATTGGTGTGGACAATGCCGTTGAGTGGATCGCCTCGGGCAAGGAAAACCGCGCTGAAGACGCGCTGAAGGTCCACGCCGTGGATGCCGTGGTTGCACCGGAAAAACTGCAGGAAGCTGCGCTGGATCTGGTCAAACGCGCCATTTCCGGTGAGCTGGACTTCAAGGCCAAGCGTCAGCCGAAGCTGGAAAAGCTCAAGCTCAACGCCATCGAGCAGATGATGTCGTTCGAGACTTCCAAGGCGTACGTGGCCGGCCAGGCAGGCCCGAACTATCCGGCGCCGGTCGAAGCCATCAAGACCATTCAGAAAGCCGCCAACTTCGGCCGTGACAAGGCCATCGAGGTTGAGGCCGCCGGCTTCGCCAAGCTGGCCAAGACTTCGGTAGCCGAAAGCCTTGTCGGTCTGTTCCTGAGTGACCAGGAGCTGAAGAAGAAGGCCAAGGCCTACGACAAGCAGGCCCGTGACGTGAAGCTGGCTGCGGTACTGGGTGCCGGCATCATGGGCGGCGGCATCGCCTACCAGTCGGCCATCAAGGGCACGCCGATCCTGATGAAGGATATCCGCGAGGAAGGCCTGAAGATGGGGCTGGATGAAGCCTCCAAGCTGCTCGGCAAGCGCGTCGAGAAGGGCCGCATGACCCCAGCGCAGATGGCCGATGCCCTCAATGCCATCCGCCCGACCACCTCCTACGGTGATTTTGGCAATGTCGACATCGTCGTCGAAGCCGTGGTCGAGAACCCGAAGATCAAGCAGTCGGTACTGGCTGAAGTCGAAGGCCTGGTGCGTGAAGATGCCATCATCGCGTCCAACACCTCGACCATTTCCATCAGTCTGCTGGCCCAGGCGCTCAAGCGTCCGGAAAACTTCTGCGGCATGCACTTCTTCAACCCGGTACACATGATGCCGCTGGTGGAAGTGATTCGTGGCGAGAAGACCAGCGAAGCCGCCATTGCCACCACCGTCGCCTACGCCAAGAAGATGGGCAAGAGCCCGGTCGTGGTCAACGACTGCCCTGGCTTCCTGGTCAACCGCGTGCTGTTCCCGTACTTCGGCGGCTTCGCCCGTGCCATCAACCACGGTGCCGATTTCGTTCGCGTCGACAAGGTGATGGAGAAGTTCGGTTGGCCCATGGGCCCGGCTTACCTGATGGACGTTGTTGGTATGGACACCGGCCACCACGGCCGTGACGTCATGGCCGAAGGCTTCCCGGATCGCATGAAGGACGATGGCCGCACGGCAATCGACGTCATGTACGACGCCAACCGCCTGGGTCAGAAGAACGGCAAGGGCTTCTACCTGTATGAGATGGACAAGAAGGGCAAGCCGAAGAAGGTCGTCGACCCGCAGTCCTACGAGCTGCTCAAGCCGATCGTCAGCGAGACGCGTGAGCTGTCCGACGAGGACATCATCAACTACATGATGATCCCGCTGTGCCTGGAAACCGTCCGCTGCCTGGAAGACAAGATCGTCGAAACCGCAGCCGAGGCCGACATGGGCCTGATCTACGGTATCGGTTTCCCACCCTTCCGTGGTGGTGCACTGCGCTACATCGATTCGATCGGTGTTGCCGAGTTCGTGGCGCTGGCGGACAAGTACGCCGACCTGGGCCCGTTGTATCAACCGACTGCGAAGCTGCGTGAAATGGCTGCCAACGGCCAGCGCTTCTACGGTTAA
- the fadA gene encoding acetyl-CoA C-acyltransferase FadA, whose protein sequence is MSLNPRDVVIVDFGRTPMGRSKGGMHRNTRAETMSAQLIEGVLARNPKINPAEVEDVIWGCVNQTLEQGWNIARMASLMTSIPHTSAAQTVSRLCGSSMSALHTAAQAIMTGNGDIFVIGGVEHMGHVSMMHGVDPNPQLSLHAAKASGMMGLTAEMLGKMHGISREQQDAFGERSHRLAHKATVEGLFKDEIIPMQGHDENGFLKVFDYDETIRPDTTLESLATLKPAFNPKGGTVTAGTSSQITDGASCMIVMSAQRAKDLGVEPMAVIRSMAVAGVDPAIMGYGPVPSTQKALKRAGLTMDDISHVELNEAFAAQALPVLKDLKLLDKMDEKVNLHGGAIALGHPFGCSGARISGTLLNVMKQKGGTLGVATMCIGLGQGITTVFERV, encoded by the coding sequence ATGAGCCTTAATCCGAGAGACGTCGTCATTGTCGACTTCGGCCGTACCCCGATGGGTCGTTCCAAGGGCGGCATGCACCGCAACACCCGCGCTGAGACCATGTCTGCGCAACTGATCGAGGGCGTGCTTGCACGCAACCCGAAGATCAATCCGGCAGAAGTGGAAGATGTGATCTGGGGCTGCGTCAACCAGACCCTGGAGCAGGGCTGGAACATTGCCCGTATGGCTTCCCTGATGACCAGCATTCCCCACACCAGCGCGGCGCAGACTGTCAGCCGCCTGTGCGGTTCGTCCATGAGCGCGCTGCACACTGCCGCTCAGGCGATCATGACCGGTAACGGCGACATCTTTGTCATCGGTGGTGTCGAGCACATGGGCCACGTCAGCATGATGCACGGCGTGGATCCGAACCCGCAGCTGTCGCTGCACGCCGCCAAGGCGTCGGGCATGATGGGTCTGACCGCTGAAATGCTGGGCAAGATGCATGGCATCAGCCGCGAGCAGCAGGATGCCTTCGGTGAGCGTTCTCACCGTCTGGCGCACAAGGCGACCGTCGAAGGCCTGTTCAAGGATGAAATCATCCCGATGCAGGGTCACGACGAGAACGGTTTCCTCAAGGTCTTCGACTACGATGAAACCATTCGTCCGGATACCACCCTGGAGAGCCTGGCGACCCTCAAGCCTGCGTTCAACCCAAAAGGCGGTACCGTGACGGCTGGTACGTCCTCGCAGATCACCGATGGTGCCTCCTGCATGATCGTGATGTCTGCACAGCGCGCCAAGGATCTGGGCGTCGAGCCGATGGCCGTGATCCGCTCCATGGCGGTGGCTGGTGTCGACCCGGCGATCATGGGCTACGGCCCGGTGCCGTCCACGCAGAAGGCGCTCAAGCGCGCCGGTTTGACCATGGACGACATCAGCCACGTCGAACTGAACGAGGCCTTCGCTGCACAGGCTCTGCCGGTGCTCAAGGATCTCAAGCTGCTCGACAAGATGGACGAGAAGGTCAACCTGCACGGCGGTGCCATTGCTCTGGGGCATCCGTTCGGTTGCTCGGGAGCACGTATCTCCGGCACCCTGTTGAACGTCATGAAGCAGAAGGGCGGTACCCTCGGCGTGGCCACGATGTGTATCGGCCTAGGTCAAGGTATCACCACGGTGTTCGAACGCGTCTAA
- a CDS encoding DUF1653 domain-containing protein gives MQVTPGRYRHYKGPEYRVFAVAQHSETEEYMVFYQALYGDFGLWVRPLSMFTETVEVDGETLPRFALIEEESSLFAGLA, from the coding sequence ATGCAGGTGACACCAGGGCGTTACCGCCACTACAAGGGGCCCGAGTATCGGGTGTTCGCGGTGGCCCAACACTCCGAAACAGAAGAGTACATGGTGTTTTACCAGGCGCTCTACGGAGATTTCGGACTCTGGGTTCGGCCGCTTTCGATGTTCACCGAAACGGTCGAGGTCGACGGTGAGACCTTGCCTCGCTTCGCGCTGATCGAAGAAGAATCCAGCCTTTTTGCCGGCTTAGCCTGA
- the topA gene encoding type I DNA topoisomerase, whose amino-acid sequence MGKSLVIVESPAKAKTINKYLGSQYVVKSSIGHIRDLPTSGSASREPAKRGKAAAEAPALSPKEKAKRQLFSRMGVDPEQGWKAKYEILPGKEKVIEELRRLAKEADTIYLATDLDREGEAIAWHLRESIGGDDSRFKRVVFNEITKKAIQEAFAKPGELDINRVNAQQARRFLDRVVGYMVSPLLWAKIARGLSAGRVQSVAVKLVVEREREIRAFVPEEYWEVHADLATADKAKVRFEVARENGQAFKPLNESQAMAALEQLQGASYSVSKREDKPTSSKPSAPFITSTLQQAASNRLGFGVKKTMMMAQRLYEAGYITYMRTDSTNLSADAIGMVRGFIQDEFGDKYLPEKPNVYSSKDGAQEAHEAIRPSDVNLRPAQLTGMERDAERLYELIWRQFVACQMPPAQYLSTSVTVVAGNFELRAKGRILKFDGYTKVMPQQSKSGEDDVLPEMNKGDAMGLLKLDPSQHFTKPPARYSEASLVKEMEKRGIGRPSTYAAIISTIQDRGYVSLHNRRFYSEKMGDIVTERLSESFNNLMDYGFTAGMEEHLDDVAQGEREWKAVLDEFYGDFRKKLEIAESGENGMRANQPTLTDIPCKTCGRPMMIRTASTGVFLGCSGYSLPPKERCKSTVNLIPGDEIAADDEGESESLVLLGKRRCSICSTAMDAYLLDETHKLHICGNNPDCTGYEIEEGQYRIKGYEGPSLECDKCGSEMQLKTGRFGKFFGCTNAECKNTRKLLKNGEAAPPKMDAVPMPELKCEKVDDTYVLRDGASGLFLAASQFPKNRETRAPLVLELIPHKDEIDPKYHFLMDAPSKDPEGRPAVIRYSRKTKEQYVQTEVNGKPTGWKAFYDGGKWRVEDKSAK is encoded by the coding sequence ATGGGTAAATCGCTGGTCATTGTGGAATCACCGGCCAAGGCCAAGACAATCAACAAGTACCTGGGCAGCCAGTACGTGGTGAAATCGAGCATCGGCCACATCCGCGACCTTCCTACCAGCGGTTCCGCTTCCAGGGAGCCGGCCAAGCGTGGCAAGGCGGCTGCCGAAGCGCCTGCGTTATCGCCCAAGGAGAAAGCCAAGCGTCAGCTCTTCAGCCGCATGGGCGTCGATCCCGAACAGGGCTGGAAAGCCAAGTACGAGATCCTGCCGGGCAAGGAAAAGGTGATCGAAGAGCTTCGCCGCCTGGCCAAGGAAGCCGACACCATCTATCTCGCGACCGACTTGGATAGAGAGGGGGAGGCGATCGCCTGGCACCTGCGCGAGTCCATCGGCGGCGATGACAGCCGCTTCAAGCGCGTGGTGTTCAACGAAATCACCAAGAAGGCGATTCAGGAGGCTTTCGCCAAGCCGGGCGAGCTGGATATCAACCGCGTCAACGCACAGCAGGCACGGCGCTTCCTTGACCGTGTGGTGGGCTACATGGTTTCGCCGCTGCTGTGGGCGAAGATCGCCCGTGGCCTTTCGGCCGGCCGCGTGCAGTCAGTGGCGGTAAAATTGGTGGTCGAGCGTGAGCGCGAGATCCGCGCCTTCGTGCCTGAAGAGTACTGGGAGGTCCACGCCGACCTCGCCACAGCCGACAAGGCCAAGGTTCGCTTCGAAGTTGCACGTGAAAACGGCCAGGCGTTCAAGCCGCTCAACGAGAGCCAGGCCATGGCCGCGCTGGAGCAGCTGCAAGGTGCCAGCTACAGCGTCAGCAAGCGTGAAGACAAGCCGACCAGCAGCAAGCCGTCTGCGCCCTTCATCACTTCGACCCTGCAGCAGGCGGCGAGCAATCGCCTCGGCTTCGGCGTGAAGAAGACCATGATGATGGCCCAGCGTCTTTACGAAGCCGGCTACATCACCTACATGCGTACCGACTCGACCAACCTGTCGGCTGATGCTATTGGCATGGTACGCGGTTTCATCCAGGACGAGTTCGGCGACAAGTACCTGCCGGAGAAGCCCAACGTCTATTCCAGCAAGGACGGCGCCCAGGAAGCGCACGAGGCGATTCGCCCCTCCGACGTTAATCTGCGCCCGGCGCAGCTCACGGGGATGGAGCGTGACGCCGAGCGTCTGTATGAGCTGATCTGGCGCCAGTTCGTTGCCTGTCAGATGCCGCCGGCGCAGTACCTTTCCACCAGTGTCACGGTGGTTGCAGGCAACTTCGAGCTGCGTGCCAAGGGCCGTATTCTCAAGTTCGACGGTTATACCAAAGTCATGCCGCAGCAGAGCAAGAGCGGCGAAGATGATGTGCTGCCGGAGATGAACAAGGGCGATGCCATGGGGCTGCTCAAGCTCGATCCGAGCCAGCATTTCACCAAGCCGCCAGCGCGCTACTCCGAGGCGAGCTTGGTCAAGGAAATGGAAAAGCGCGGTATCGGTCGTCCTTCTACCTATGCGGCGATCATTTCCACCATTCAGGATCGTGGCTACGTCTCGTTGCACAACCGCCGCTTCTACTCCGAAAAGATGGGCGATATCGTCACCGAGCGCTTGTCCGAGAGTTTCAACAACCTGATGGACTACGGCTTTACCGCCGGCATGGAAGAACACCTGGATGACGTCGCCCAGGGCGAGCGCGAGTGGAAAGCCGTGCTTGACGAGTTCTACGGTGACTTCCGCAAGAAGCTGGAAATTGCCGAGTCCGGTGAAAACGGCATGCGTGCCAACCAGCCGACCCTGACCGACATTCCCTGCAAGACCTGCGGCCGGCCGATGATGATTCGCACGGCTTCCACCGGGGTGTTCCTCGGCTGTTCCGGCTACAGCCTGCCGCCGAAGGAGCGTTGCAAGTCCACGGTAAACCTGATTCCGGGTGACGAAATCGCTGCCGATGACGAGGGCGAGTCCGAATCGCTGGTGCTGCTGGGCAAGCGCCGCTGTTCGATCTGCAGCACGGCCATGGACGCCTATCTGCTGGATGAGACGCACAAGCTGCATATCTGCGGCAACAACCCCGACTGCACCGGCTACGAGATCGAAGAAGGCCAGTACCGCATCAAGGGTTACGAAGGGCCGAGCCTGGAATGCGACAAGTGCGGCAGCGAGATGCAGCTCAAGACCGGTCGTTTTGGCAAGTTCTTCGGCTGCACCAATGCCGAGTGCAAGAACACTCGCAAGCTGCTCAAGAATGGTGAGGCGGCACCGCCGAAGATGGACGCGGTGCCGATGCCCGAACTCAAGTGCGAGAAGGTCGATGACACTTACGTGCTGCGTGATGGCGCCTCGGGTCTGTTTCTTGCGGCCAGCCAGTTCCCGAAGAATCGCGAAACCCGAGCGCCTCTGGTGCTGGAGCTGATTCCGCACAAGGACGAGATCGATCCCAAGTACCACTTCCTGATGGATGCGCCGAGCAAGGATCCGGAAGGCCGCCCTGCCGTCATCCGTTATAGCCGCAAGACCAAGGAGCAGTACGTGCAAACCGAGGTCAACGGCAAGCCGACGGGCTGGAAGGCTTTCTACGATGGCGGTAAGTGGAGAGTCGAGGACAAGAGCGCAAAATAG